A region from the Aegilops tauschii subsp. strangulata cultivar AL8/78 chromosome 5, Aet v6.0, whole genome shotgun sequence genome encodes:
- the LOC109767556 gene encoding protein AMEIOTIC 1 homolog isoform X2 — protein MDAEAVRTTPPSAAHTQDSPMRPQVPRFYYKKRSAVHNTTGKDDSSPKIQPPSSPVSRQSLSTSAIPTYHAGGFYEIDHDMLPPKSPIHLKSIRVVKVSEYTSHDITVSFPSLLALRSFFSSFRVPSSGPELDERFVMSSNHAARILRHRVAEQELEGEMHQDSFWLVNPCVFDFSASSGPATAQDALSSPEAPPAPPKAPAVSSCLLATLKCDGAGWGVRRRVRYIGRHREVAKEASIGGYETEASVKELQRPAQEDDRRSSIRAKRKRDEAEGSKDKPGNPAKKKKSKAYKSPKKPKRRHVESRDGDPRRGKERWSAERYAAAERSLLEIMRSSGATLGAPVMRQALREQARKRIGDTGLLDHLLKHMAGRVPDGSTDRFRRRHNADGAMEYWLEPAELAEVRRQAGVADPYWVPPPGWKPGDDVSPAAGDLLIKRQTEELAEELNDVKRNMEQLSSNMVELGKEAKSEAERAYSSWKEKYQKVVNANEKLEKQVSSLKDTYENVVQKHSKLKKEVRSLKDKYDFVVEKNDKLEEQMASLSSSFLSLKEQFLLAENGEKLKRIAIEEVGVGQNEGRRALDFGGGEQSQSQSQSQSQSRQRSDVSAGEKRTARKSSFRICKPQGTFLWPSSTGTDMSGSGGGSSGISMDHHQLPRIGRATAVEVVMAEEQAMLGAGDYFSTPPSASSTTNAGKLLALPSPRSPLQPQPLFTAGFTVPALHPFAGLTLRHMDSPSSPCGASLLQQGGRRMAMPNLEVGGMSTVGTDLALATPSYC, from the exons ATGGACGCGGAGGCGGTGAGGACCACTCCTCCGTCCGCGGCTCACACGCAGGACTCCCCCATG AGGCCACAGGTGCCCAGGTTCTACTACAAGAAGAGGTCTGCAGTCCACAACACAACTGGCAAGGATGATAGCAGCCCCAAGATCCAACCGCCCAGCTCGCCCGTCAGCAGACAGAGCCTGTCAACCTCTGCCATCCCCACCTATCATGCTG GAGGGTTCTACGAGATCGACCACGACATGCTGCCCCCCAAATCTCCAATCCATCTCAAGTCCATACGCGTGGTTAAG GTGAGCGAGTACACGAGCCACGACATCACTGTGAGCTTCCCGTCCCTCCTGGCGCTGCGGAGCTTCTTCTCCTCGTTCCGGGTGCCCAGCTCCGGGCCAGAGCTTGACGAGCGCTTCGTCATGAGCAGCAACCACGCCGCGCGCATCCTGCGCCACCGGGTGGCCGAGCAGGAGCTCGAGGGCGAGATGCACCAGGACAGCTTCTGGCTTGTCAACCCCTGCGTCTTCGACTTCAGCGCGTCGTCTGGCCCAGCAACGGCACAGGACGCGCTGTCGTCGCCtgaagctccgcctgctccgcccAAGGCGCCGGCGGTCAGCTCCTGTCTCCTCGCCACCCTGAAGTGCGATGGCGCCGGGTGGGGCGTGCGGCGCCGCGTCAGGTACATTGGCCGGCATCGCGAAGTTGCCAAGGAGGCCAGCATCGGCGGCTACGAAACAGAGGCCAGCGTCAAGGAGCTGCAGCGCCCGGCTCAGGAAGATGACAGGAGGAGCTCAATCAGAGCCAAGAGGAAGCGGGACGAGGCAGAGGGAAGCAAGGACAAGCCCGGCAAcccggcgaagaagaagaagagcaaggcatACAAGAGCCCCAAGAAGCCGAAGAGGCGCCACGTGGAGTCTagagacggcgaccctcggcgcgGCAAGGAGCGGTGGTCGGCCGAGCGGTACGCGGCGGCGGAGAGGAGCCTGCTCGAGATCATGCGCTCCAGCGGCGCCACCCTCGGCGCCCCGGTGATGCGGCAGGCGCTGCGGGAGCAAGCCCGCAAGCGCATCGGCGACACCGGCCTCCTGGACCACCTGCTCAAGCACATGGCCGGGAGGGTGCCCGACGGCAGCACGGACCGGTTCCGGCGCCGTCACAACGCGGATGGCGCCATGGAGTACTGGCTGGAGCCAGCCGAGCTGGCGGAGGTGCGCCGGCAGGCCGGCGTGGCTGATCCGTACTGGGTGCCGCCGCCCGGGTGGAAGCCCGGTGATGACGTGTCCCCAGCTGCCGGTGATCTCCTGATTAAGAGGCAGACGGAGGAGCTCGCTGAGGAGCTCAATGATGTCAAAAG GAACATGGAGCAACTGAGTTCTAACATGGTGGAACTGGGCAAGGAAGCGAAATCTGAGGCTGAAAGAGCTTACAGTTCATGGAAG GAGAAGTACCAGAAGGTGGTTAACGCAAATGAAAAGCTAGAGAAGCAGGTGTCGTCTTTGAAG GACACCTACGAGAATGTGGTTCAGAAACACAGTAAGTTAAAGAAGGAGGTGCGGTCACTGAAG GATAAGTATGATTTTGTAGTTGAAAAGAACGATAAGCTGGAGGAGCAGATGGCTTCTCTCTCCAGCTCCTTCTTGTCTTTGAAG GAACAATTTCTGTTGGCAGAAAATGGAGAGAAGCTGAAGCGTATTGCAATAGAGGAGGTGGGTGTGGGTCAGAACGAGGGCAGGCGGGCGCTAGATTTTGGTGGTGGTGAGCAGAGCCAGAGCCAGAGCCAGAGCCAGAGCCAGAGCAGGCAGCGTTCAGATGTTAGCGCCGGCGAGAAGAGGACGGCCAGGAAGAGCAGCTTCCGCATCTGCAAGCCACAGGGCACGTTCCTGTGGCCAAGCAGCACCGGCACCGACATGAGCGGGAGCGGGGGCGGCAGCAGCGGCATCAGCATGGACCACCACCAGCTCCCCCGCATCGGCCGTGCCACAGCAGTTGAGGTGGTGATGGCAGAGGAGCAGGCGATGCTGGGGGCGGGGGACTACTTCTCCACGCCGCCATCGGCGTCGTCCACCACCAACGCCGGCAAGCTGCTGGCCCTGCCCAGCCCGAGGTCACCCCTCCAGCCACAGCCCCTCTTCACCGCAGGGTTCACCGTCCCGGCCCTGCACCCCTTCGCCGGCCTCACCTTGCGCCACATG GATTCGCCGTCGTCGCCCTGCGGTGCTAGTCTGCTGCAGCAGGGGGGGAGGAGGATGGCCATGCCCAACCTGGAGGTCGGAGGGATGAGCACCGTGGGCACGGACCTGGCCCTCGCCACTCCCtcctactgctga
- the LOC109767556 gene encoding protein AMEIOTIC 1 homolog isoform X1, whose amino-acid sequence MDAEAVRTTPPSAAHTQDSPMRPQVPRFYYKKRSAVHNTTGKDDSSPKIQPPSSPVSRQSLSTSAIPTYHAAGGFYEIDHDMLPPKSPIHLKSIRVVKVSEYTSHDITVSFPSLLALRSFFSSFRVPSSGPELDERFVMSSNHAARILRHRVAEQELEGEMHQDSFWLVNPCVFDFSASSGPATAQDALSSPEAPPAPPKAPAVSSCLLATLKCDGAGWGVRRRVRYIGRHREVAKEASIGGYETEASVKELQRPAQEDDRRSSIRAKRKRDEAEGSKDKPGNPAKKKKSKAYKSPKKPKRRHVESRDGDPRRGKERWSAERYAAAERSLLEIMRSSGATLGAPVMRQALREQARKRIGDTGLLDHLLKHMAGRVPDGSTDRFRRRHNADGAMEYWLEPAELAEVRRQAGVADPYWVPPPGWKPGDDVSPAAGDLLIKRQTEELAEELNDVKRNMEQLSSNMVELGKEAKSEAERAYSSWKEKYQKVVNANEKLEKQVSSLKDTYENVVQKHSKLKKEVRSLKDKYDFVVEKNDKLEEQMASLSSSFLSLKEQFLLAENGEKLKRIAIEEVGVGQNEGRRALDFGGGEQSQSQSQSQSQSRQRSDVSAGEKRTARKSSFRICKPQGTFLWPSSTGTDMSGSGGGSSGISMDHHQLPRIGRATAVEVVMAEEQAMLGAGDYFSTPPSASSTTNAGKLLALPSPRSPLQPQPLFTAGFTVPALHPFAGLTLRHMDSPSSPCGASLLQQGGRRMAMPNLEVGGMSTVGTDLALATPSYC is encoded by the exons ATGGACGCGGAGGCGGTGAGGACCACTCCTCCGTCCGCGGCTCACACGCAGGACTCCCCCATG AGGCCACAGGTGCCCAGGTTCTACTACAAGAAGAGGTCTGCAGTCCACAACACAACTGGCAAGGATGATAGCAGCCCCAAGATCCAACCGCCCAGCTCGCCCGTCAGCAGACAGAGCCTGTCAACCTCTGCCATCCCCACCTATCATGCTG CAGGAGGGTTCTACGAGATCGACCACGACATGCTGCCCCCCAAATCTCCAATCCATCTCAAGTCCATACGCGTGGTTAAG GTGAGCGAGTACACGAGCCACGACATCACTGTGAGCTTCCCGTCCCTCCTGGCGCTGCGGAGCTTCTTCTCCTCGTTCCGGGTGCCCAGCTCCGGGCCAGAGCTTGACGAGCGCTTCGTCATGAGCAGCAACCACGCCGCGCGCATCCTGCGCCACCGGGTGGCCGAGCAGGAGCTCGAGGGCGAGATGCACCAGGACAGCTTCTGGCTTGTCAACCCCTGCGTCTTCGACTTCAGCGCGTCGTCTGGCCCAGCAACGGCACAGGACGCGCTGTCGTCGCCtgaagctccgcctgctccgcccAAGGCGCCGGCGGTCAGCTCCTGTCTCCTCGCCACCCTGAAGTGCGATGGCGCCGGGTGGGGCGTGCGGCGCCGCGTCAGGTACATTGGCCGGCATCGCGAAGTTGCCAAGGAGGCCAGCATCGGCGGCTACGAAACAGAGGCCAGCGTCAAGGAGCTGCAGCGCCCGGCTCAGGAAGATGACAGGAGGAGCTCAATCAGAGCCAAGAGGAAGCGGGACGAGGCAGAGGGAAGCAAGGACAAGCCCGGCAAcccggcgaagaagaagaagagcaaggcatACAAGAGCCCCAAGAAGCCGAAGAGGCGCCACGTGGAGTCTagagacggcgaccctcggcgcgGCAAGGAGCGGTGGTCGGCCGAGCGGTACGCGGCGGCGGAGAGGAGCCTGCTCGAGATCATGCGCTCCAGCGGCGCCACCCTCGGCGCCCCGGTGATGCGGCAGGCGCTGCGGGAGCAAGCCCGCAAGCGCATCGGCGACACCGGCCTCCTGGACCACCTGCTCAAGCACATGGCCGGGAGGGTGCCCGACGGCAGCACGGACCGGTTCCGGCGCCGTCACAACGCGGATGGCGCCATGGAGTACTGGCTGGAGCCAGCCGAGCTGGCGGAGGTGCGCCGGCAGGCCGGCGTGGCTGATCCGTACTGGGTGCCGCCGCCCGGGTGGAAGCCCGGTGATGACGTGTCCCCAGCTGCCGGTGATCTCCTGATTAAGAGGCAGACGGAGGAGCTCGCTGAGGAGCTCAATGATGTCAAAAG GAACATGGAGCAACTGAGTTCTAACATGGTGGAACTGGGCAAGGAAGCGAAATCTGAGGCTGAAAGAGCTTACAGTTCATGGAAG GAGAAGTACCAGAAGGTGGTTAACGCAAATGAAAAGCTAGAGAAGCAGGTGTCGTCTTTGAAG GACACCTACGAGAATGTGGTTCAGAAACACAGTAAGTTAAAGAAGGAGGTGCGGTCACTGAAG GATAAGTATGATTTTGTAGTTGAAAAGAACGATAAGCTGGAGGAGCAGATGGCTTCTCTCTCCAGCTCCTTCTTGTCTTTGAAG GAACAATTTCTGTTGGCAGAAAATGGAGAGAAGCTGAAGCGTATTGCAATAGAGGAGGTGGGTGTGGGTCAGAACGAGGGCAGGCGGGCGCTAGATTTTGGTGGTGGTGAGCAGAGCCAGAGCCAGAGCCAGAGCCAGAGCCAGAGCAGGCAGCGTTCAGATGTTAGCGCCGGCGAGAAGAGGACGGCCAGGAAGAGCAGCTTCCGCATCTGCAAGCCACAGGGCACGTTCCTGTGGCCAAGCAGCACCGGCACCGACATGAGCGGGAGCGGGGGCGGCAGCAGCGGCATCAGCATGGACCACCACCAGCTCCCCCGCATCGGCCGTGCCACAGCAGTTGAGGTGGTGATGGCAGAGGAGCAGGCGATGCTGGGGGCGGGGGACTACTTCTCCACGCCGCCATCGGCGTCGTCCACCACCAACGCCGGCAAGCTGCTGGCCCTGCCCAGCCCGAGGTCACCCCTCCAGCCACAGCCCCTCTTCACCGCAGGGTTCACCGTCCCGGCCCTGCACCCCTTCGCCGGCCTCACCTTGCGCCACATG GATTCGCCGTCGTCGCCCTGCGGTGCTAGTCTGCTGCAGCAGGGGGGGAGGAGGATGGCCATGCCCAACCTGGAGGTCGGAGGGATGAGCACCGTGGGCACGGACCTGGCCCTCGCCACTCCCtcctactgctga